The genomic DNA GGCATGTCGAAGAACCAGTCAGGACGTTTCCAGCTTCGCGTGAACCATCCTTGATGAGATCCGGGGAGAACATGGAAGACTCTTGTTGGACGATACCACGGTAGGCTGATGTCTCGCTCGCCATCGCTGTCAAAACTGAAGAGGTCTCCGGTCGCTCCAAAATCGAAATCATAAGCATTTCGGAATCCGTGTGCGTAGACTTCACTCTCAGATAAATCCGGGCTGAAACGCAAAATGGTGCCAGCTTGTGGGTCTTTCACCGGAGATGTTTCGAGCGTTACATAGTCTTTATTGATTCCGGCCATGTTGCCAGCGATGACGTACCACCAGCCATCTGGTCCTTTTCGCATCGCATGCAAATCATGTTCACCACCAGTTTTGATCTTCCAGAACAGGTCCGGTTTTCCGTCGGCCCGGTCATCGGCGTTTCGGTCTTTGTAGCGAATCAGCCCACCATCGGCGGCACACAATAGATCCTGTCCGACAAAATACATCCCCTGAGCCCCTGCTTTCGGACCATCGACGAAAGTTTTCGTGGTATCCGCGATCCCGTCTTTGTCGGTATCAATGAGGATTTTGATGTATCCAGCGCCGGAGACGACCACTCGACCGAACGAATCGATTGTCATCGAGTAGATATCGTGGGCAAGATCGTCATCTGCATAAAGTGTCACTTCAAAACCCTCGGGGACCTGGACTCCGAGGGGTTCCTGAGCGATCAGGCTTGAGTTGATTCCACTCAAGACCAGCAGCGTGGTTAACACTTTCCTAACAATCGATTTGGAGAGCAGAAAGGTCGGTGAGAATCGATCCATCAGTTTCATTTTTCATCCATCAATTCAAAAGCAGTGCTAGAATCAGTCCAAAAGCTTGCGGGGTAGTCACTTCTCTCAGTGTTTAAGAGAGCGAATTCAAGTTTTCAGATCAGTTCTGGAAGACTTTCGTGTTTCTCGTGTCTGCGAAGAACATCTTTCATGAGTGAAAACGCTGCACACCACGAGACTGAACGCGCACATCGTTTCCAAAATATTCTAGATACAGACATCGCTCAAAATGCTGAGCCAATGAATCGCAAGTCAGACCGATTTCAGGCTGACACTCTCTGAAAACCTCCTGGTCTCAGTCCGTAGCGATTCTTGAAAATCTGAACGCTTGACACAAATCTTGCCATGTTTCAGTTTCTTGATAAGGTTCGGATCATATCGGGATTTCCAAATTTGCCGCAATGCAGGCTTGCGAAATGCCAAGACTTGTTAAATTACGCCCTCTGGGGAGCTTCATTTGTGGAAATTCCCCGTTCTGAACTCACTTTTCGCTGATGCCTGGGACAAAGTAAGACCACTTAGGAACGCTAGCATGGCTGCGAAGGTCGTTGTACTTCTCCGGGAGTGCAATCTCTTTTCGGCTTTGTTGGGGCGACTAAATCGTCCGATCCATCTGCACTGAATCGCCAGGAGCGTTTCCCTTGTCCCGCGTACACCGTCCAACAAAAAACTTGCTCAACTTGGCCCAAAGAAGAAAAAGATCGATTCCAAAATCGGTTTATATTCTGGCTTTGTTGCTGATTCTGCCGTTCTGCTCCGGCTTGCCATTCTCAACAAATGTTGTCGGGCAGGATGCAGTCACTGATCCGGCGACAGCAACTGCTCAAGCACCTGCAGACACTGCAGACACTGCAGACACTGCAGACACTAATAACTCCGACAGCAATCAGCTTAGGAGCGAGCAAGAAACGCACACAACCAAAGAAGATAACGGCAACGCAGAAGCGGGCTCTGCTCATATCGAAGAACACAAAGAAGAGCAGCATGCCGGTGGACATGCGAACGTCGCCGCGCCACTCTTCGCGGCGATTGTTCTCATCCTGCTGCTGGCGAAGATTATGGGTGATCTTTTCGAGCGAGTCGGGATGCCAGCCGTCCTTGGTGAATTAACCGTGGGGATTATTTTAGGAAATATCCTGCTGTTGACCGACTGGGGTGGCTTCGATTTCCTGAAAGCTCCGGCGGAGCACTCGATCGGTGATGTGTATAACACCGGGGCAGCTCTCAAGATGCTCGCTGAAATCGGCGTCGTGCTGTTACTCTTCGAAGTTGGTTTGGAAACAAACGTCCGCGATATGATGAAAGTGGGCGTCTCCGCTTTGCTCGTCGCGATTCTGGGGGTGATTGCTCCATTGATTTTGGGAATTGGCTGCGGCTGGCTGTTTCTCCCTCATGAGCCTTGGCAGGTATGGCTATTCCTGGGGGCAACGTTGTGTGCGACGAGCGTTGGCATTACTGCTCGCGTATTGAAAGACCTTGGTCGCTCACAGCAACGGGAATCTCAAGTCATCCTCGGAGCTGCTGTGATTGATGATGTCCTTGGCCTCATTATCCTGACAGTGGTTTCCGGAATTATCGAACAGGGTGACAACTTTGACGTAGCAAGTCTGGGAGTCATTGTCGGCAAGTCTGTCGGTTTTTTGATTCTCGCAGTCACGCTGGGAACTCAACTTGTCGTCAAACCACTTTTCGCAGCAGCCAGCTATCTGCGAGGTCGTGGACTCCTCGTTGCGACCAGTTTGGTGATTTGCTTTGGGCTCTCTTACATTGCAAACCTCGTTGGACTGGCACCGATTGTGGGAGCATTTGCAGCTGGGCTCATTCTTGAAAAAGCCCACTATCAGGAACTGGGTAAGAAAGAACATCTCGACCTGGAAGCTGCTCTTGGGCCGCTCACCGCACTGCTGGTTCCTATCTTTTTCGTTCAGATGGGGATTATGGTCGACCTGAACAGCTTTGCGAACCCGAAAGTCTGGCTGCTCGCTGGTTCAATCACCGTGGCTGCGGTACTTGGAAAGCAGGTTTGCTCTTTCGGTGTTATGGAGAAAGGTCTCAACAAACTGGCGATTGGCTTGGGGATGATTCCGCGTGGAGAGGTTGGACTGATCTTCGCCAACGTCGGTCTTGGACTCGTTGCAAATGGCGAATCAGTCATCACTTCCGATACCTACTCAGCGATTATTGTCATGGTCATTCTGACAACAATGGTCACGCCACCACTCTTGAAATGGTCAATGAATAAACCCGTACCCGGGGAAAAGGCTGCGTAGGCCGAGGTTTCTGGCCCAAGCAGGCAGAAATCCTACTTGTGCGACGTTCATAGCGCGATGCTCGTTGCACGACTCTCACTTGAGTAGCGGGTCTGCCTGTGTGGCCGGGTGAGCGTGTGTAGCCCGGGACCATTGTCCCGGGCAAAAAGACTCCCATACTTACTCAGTTGCCGAGTTCGCCAATTCAATCGCTCGATTGATACGATTGATGCAACTCTCTTTACCCAGCAGTTCCAGGCACTCAAACATTCCCGGTCCGGCTGGTTTGCCTGTCGTTGCAACACGCAAAGCGTGGATGATGTCCCCGAAACCGAGGTCGTTCGCATCGAGCCATGTTTTGAAGTCCTCTTCCAGTTCGCTCGCCTTGAAATCCTCTCGCTGAGCAATATGGTCACGATACTTCGCGAGGAGTGCGGTGGCTTGTTCCGGTTTGCTGATTCGTTTCTTGAACGCCTTTTTATCAAAGACAAGTGCTTCATCCGTGACGAAGTATTCTTCGTAGCTGAGGATGTCGCTGAAGAGCTTAATACGATCGTCAAGAGCGGCAATCAGTCGCTCGACCTTTGAACGAGTCGCCTCGTCGGCATCGCCCGTGATGAACTTTGCTTCTTGCAAAAATCGTAAGCAGTGATCAACTTTTTCTGTGAGCGAAAATTGCCCGATCCAATACTCTTGATACGACAACAGCTTATCTGGATCGAGACCAGCGGACGATTTGACAACTCGGTCGAGCGAGAAATTCTCGATGAGAAACTCACGAGACATGTTTTCGGTTTTGTCATCGTAGGACCAGCCAAGTCTGGCAAGTCCATTGAAGACTGCACCGGGCAGGAACCCGACAGCGTCGTAGTACGAGACCATCACAGGGTTGAGCGTTTCAGAATTTCCGAGCCCCAGCTTCGGCAAAACTTCGTCGGCGATATCGAAGAGTTTTTTGAACTGCGGATTTTTTCGATACTTCTCAATCTTCTTTTCTCGTTTGCTGAGCTTCTCTTTCGTTCCGGGGGCTGCCACAAATGGAATGTGTGCAAACTCTGGTAAGTCGTATCCCAAAGCACCAAAGAGCATTACCTGGACTGCTGTGTTCGTCAGGTGTTCTTCTGCCCGAATGACGTGCGAAATCTCCAATTGTGCGTCATCAACAACGGTGGCGAAATTGTAGAGTGGAGTGCCATCACCACGCATGATGACTGGGTCGGGGATAAGGCTGCAGTCCCATTCCACGTGCCCACGAACGTGGTCATCAATGCTGACTTTTTGAGTGCGGTCGACCAGATAGCGAATGACGTACGGTTTGCCTTCAGCTTCGTTCTCTTCGACTTGTGCTGTTGTCAGTTCGAGTGATCGTCTGATGTTGAGAAATGGTCGCTTCTCTTTTTCAGCTGCTTCACGGTCCTGCTGCGTGAGGGCAGGGGGATCGAAATCTTTATATGCTTTCCCCGCTGCGAGGAGTTTTTCGCAAGCTGACGTGTAGAGTTCAGAACGCTGAGATTGAAAGTATGGGCCATGGTCTCCGCCGACTTCCGGTCCTTCGTCCCAGTCGAGCCCCAACCAGCGAAATGCGTCCAGAATCGGCCCGAGTGCCTCATCCATATTGCGGGCCTGATCGGTGTCGTCAATTCGGAGAATGAATTCTCCGCCATTGTGTCGCGCCCATAACCAGTTGAATAGAGCCGTTCGCATCCCGCCTATGTGCATGTAACCGGTGGGGGACGGAGCAAATCGAGTTCGTACTTTTGACATTCTTCAAACACCTCAAGTCGGTTCAACACAGGTTGCCGACGATTTTTAATAGAAATTCCCAATGCGGCAGTCGCGAGGACTCAGCTTGAATTCGCCTTGATTGATGCAATCGTGTCGGAGATATATCGCTCAATGATTGAAAACGTTTCAGCGTCTTTTTCGTTTGCGGTCTTCTCGACAATGATTTTCAAGCTGGCGATTTGCTTGTTCACGCCTTTGGTGTCGAGTATGTGCAATCGAGTGGCAAGGATGGCGGCTTCGAGGATCGCGTTGCGGGCACGGTTCTGGCCCCAGTAATCTCTGAGATGGCCGACATGTTTCAGTTCCGTCGTGATTTCAGTTCGCTGCTGAGAATCATCAATGGAAACCACTTCAAACTCATACCAGCGACAGGCCGTTGCAATCACCTTGCCTTGAATCTCTTTCGCAGCAAGAAGCTCTGGTTGAGTCTCTAGCTGTCCAATCGCGGTCTTTGCGATCATGTCGACTTCGTCTGTGACATGAAACACACCTTGACCAGTCTTTTTCAGGTTTTGAAAGGTCGTCGATGACTGAAACGGACGGAACAGGAACGAAGTCAACTCTTCATTAACGACTGGACCCATGGGAGCGATGTTCACGCTTTCGTCAGGATTTAAGGTCGTGCAGAGTCCTTCAATGATCACTGCTCATCGTCCCAGAGAAGCTTTGCAATCCAGATACGATTGTTGCTGCCATGTTTGTCGACGCCAGCCGGTTGCATCCATTCTGTGACCGTTACGAGAGATTCGTTTGAGCTGACTTCAGTCACGCCAAAGTTACCAAGTCGCGCTCCCTTCTCTGGAACCAGAACACGCTCTGTGGCACGAATCACTTGAAGTGTTTCCGGGTTCACTCTCGCGATGAAGAGTGGGGCACGATGCCGGAAGACATGATCGTTGTCCGCACCTTTGCGGGTGTAAACCAGATACAGTCCAGATTCATGTGAAACCCAATGCTGTTGCGTATTGTAGTTTCCGAGTTCCTGTCCATCATCAAATGCCCAGACTTTCGGCTCGGAGAACTTCAAGCCATCGTCGCTGGTGGAAACGTATCCGCGATCATCATTTCGCATCGTCAAAAAGAACTTGCCATCGAACGTCGCGATAGAAGGTTCGTACAGTCCACGCTTGATCGGAACGGTCAGTTCAGAGCCGTGCTCAAGGTAAGTTAAGTTGTTCCCGTCGAAGCTGCACTTTAACACGGTCGTACTGTATTGAGTTTCTCCCGGAACTTTGAAGTAGATCGGCAGCAGGATATCCCCGTTGGGCAAGTCGACTCGCTGAACAGAACCGGCACCAGCGTTTTTGAATTTGGGGAGGTCGGGAAGTTCGAGTGATTTCCATTTTGTCCAGCGACGCGATTGTGGATCGAAGACAGAGTACGCAGAAGCACGAGGGCGGACATGTTTCACACGGTTGTTTTCGTAGACAACCGTATGACCGATTCCGAGGAGTTTGCCAGTCGCGGCGTGCCACTTCGGTGTGAAGTCGCAGACTGTCATTTCCGTGCCATCTTCAGCGGTTTGTCTTTTGAAAACTTCCTGTTCAGTCAGTGGCGACCACTTGTCCTGGTTGCTGGGAGAGGTCGCTGAGTGTAAGGCGTAGAAAACATCTGAACCGCTTAATTGCAGCTTTTGTGTTGTCATCACCAACAGTGGGTCATCGGCGGCATTGCCGGCACTGTGAGACGGAATCGCTCCGGCACGAGCATGGACCCAGCACATCTTTCCATCAAAACCCTGCTCGACAATTGACCGTTCGATCCGGAAGGGCATCTGGCTGACTGCAGCATCATTCGGCTGTGTTAATCTTCGGTAAGCATCTGCGTAGCGGCGTCCGAGTTCGCGATAGGAATCGGCGTCGAAGTGAACTTTGTCTCCTTTATGCTTCAATCCGTCGGAGGAAGCAAAGGCAGTGTTCTTGACCTTCGAAGGGAGATTTTGATGTACGGCATCGACCATCTTCTTCGCGTCGTTCCATGGCCGTTCCGAGAATTGGCCCATCTGGCCAGCGATGAATGGAACGTTCGGAGCATTCAGCTCAGAGCGAAATCTCTGAATTAAATCGTGCAGTTTCTCTTCGTGAATCTCAGCGAGTCCCTCTTTGGAGTCTGACTCACCTTGATGCCAGAGAATCCCTTTCAGAGTTCCATGTTTGAGGGCGACCTTCGCACGCTCCATGGCGTCATCCCAAGGATGGCTTTTGGTCGGCTTGTAGAATTCTCCCGGTTGCCAGCTCGAAATCGGCGAACCACCGACTCCGCAGGGGATAAGACCGATTGTGACATCAGGATTGTCGCTAGCGATTTCAGCCCCGAATGTCTTCCCGATGCCAACTCCTACAATACCCGGCTTATCAAAATGTAGCGGATCAACTGCGGGAGCCCATTCCTGTTTCTTGTTGAGCGTCAAAACTCTGGGGTGTGGCTGCTGGTCTTGAGGCGTCACTTTGCCCCGTCCCGCCATGTTCGATTGCCCAACGAGCAGGAACAGATGGAAGTTCTCCTTCTTCTCGGGAATAGCGGCTTCTTCAGCCCGAACTGGTCCGTTTGAAGAAATCACCAAAAGTGAAAACGCAACTGCGAACAAAGTGCTCAAGGGCTTCATCTGTTTTCCCGAATTTTATTTTTGAA from Thalassoglobus polymorphus includes the following:
- a CDS encoding DUF447 domain-containing protein, which codes for MIIEGLCTTLNPDESVNIAPMGPVVNEELTSFLFRPFQSSTTFQNLKKTGQGVFHVTDEVDMIAKTAIGQLETQPELLAAKEIQGKVIATACRWYEFEVVSIDDSQQRTEITTELKHVGHLRDYWGQNRARNAILEAAILATRLHILDTKGVNKQIASLKIIVEKTANEKDAETFSIIERYISDTIASIKANSS
- a CDS encoding sialate O-acetylesterase, which encodes MKPLSTLFAVAFSLLVISSNGPVRAEEAAIPEKKENFHLFLLVGQSNMAGRGKVTPQDQQPHPRVLTLNKKQEWAPAVDPLHFDKPGIVGVGIGKTFGAEIASDNPDVTIGLIPCGVGGSPISSWQPGEFYKPTKSHPWDDAMERAKVALKHGTLKGILWHQGESDSKEGLAEIHEEKLHDLIQRFRSELNAPNVPFIAGQMGQFSERPWNDAKKMVDAVHQNLPSKVKNTAFASSDGLKHKGDKVHFDADSYRELGRRYADAYRRLTQPNDAAVSQMPFRIERSIVEQGFDGKMCWVHARAGAIPSHSAGNAADDPLLVMTTQKLQLSGSDVFYALHSATSPSNQDKWSPLTEQEVFKRQTAEDGTEMTVCDFTPKWHAATGKLLGIGHTVVYENNRVKHVRPRASAYSVFDPQSRRWTKWKSLELPDLPKFKNAGAGSVQRVDLPNGDILLPIYFKVPGETQYSTTVLKCSFDGNNLTYLEHGSELTVPIKRGLYEPSIATFDGKFFLTMRNDDRGYVSTSDDGLKFSEPKVWAFDDGQELGNYNTQQHWVSHESGLYLVYTRKGADNDHVFRHRAPLFIARVNPETLQVIRATERVLVPEKGARLGNFGVTEVSSNESLVTVTEWMQPAGVDKHGSNNRIWIAKLLWDDEQ
- a CDS encoding cation:proton antiporter, encoding MSRVHRPTKNLLNLAQRRKRSIPKSVYILALLLILPFCSGLPFSTNVVGQDAVTDPATATAQAPADTADTADTADTNNSDSNQLRSEQETHTTKEDNGNAEAGSAHIEEHKEEQHAGGHANVAAPLFAAIVLILLLAKIMGDLFERVGMPAVLGELTVGIILGNILLLTDWGGFDFLKAPAEHSIGDVYNTGAALKMLAEIGVVLLLFEVGLETNVRDMMKVGVSALLVAILGVIAPLILGIGCGWLFLPHEPWQVWLFLGATLCATSVGITARVLKDLGRSQQRESQVILGAAVIDDVLGLIILTVVSGIIEQGDNFDVASLGVIVGKSVGFLILAVTLGTQLVVKPLFAAASYLRGRGLLVATSLVICFGLSYIANLVGLAPIVGAFAAGLILEKAHYQELGKKEHLDLEAALGPLTALLVPIFFVQMGIMVDLNSFANPKVWLLAGSITVAAVLGKQVCSFGVMEKGLNKLAIGLGMIPRGEVGLIFANVGLGLVANGESVITSDTYSAIIVMVILTTMVTPPLLKWSMNKPVPGEKAA
- the gltX gene encoding glutamate--tRNA ligase, which codes for MSKVRTRFAPSPTGYMHIGGMRTALFNWLWARHNGGEFILRIDDTDQARNMDEALGPILDAFRWLGLDWDEGPEVGGDHGPYFQSQRSELYTSACEKLLAAGKAYKDFDPPALTQQDREAAEKEKRPFLNIRRSLELTTAQVEENEAEGKPYVIRYLVDRTQKVSIDDHVRGHVEWDCSLIPDPVIMRGDGTPLYNFATVVDDAQLEISHVIRAEEHLTNTAVQVMLFGALGYDLPEFAHIPFVAAPGTKEKLSKREKKIEKYRKNPQFKKLFDIADEVLPKLGLGNSETLNPVMVSYYDAVGFLPGAVFNGLARLGWSYDDKTENMSREFLIENFSLDRVVKSSAGLDPDKLLSYQEYWIGQFSLTEKVDHCLRFLQEAKFITGDADEATRSKVERLIAALDDRIKLFSDILSYEEYFVTDEALVFDKKAFKKRISKPEQATALLAKYRDHIAQREDFKASELEEDFKTWLDANDLGFGDIIHALRVATTGKPAGPGMFECLELLGKESCINRINRAIELANSATE